In the genome of Ferrovibrio terrae, the window CAGAAGGTCGTCCCTGCGGAAACGCCGGTTGCTGCCGCGGTTGATCCGGTTCACAGCGCGCTGGCGCAACTGCGCCTCGGGGAAACCCTGGCGACGAAGCTGGATCGCCTGCAGGTCTCGCTGGCGACGACGCCGAATTCGGAAAGCCTGCTGTATCAGGTGGCGCGCCTGCAGGTGCGGCTGGATCGTCGCGCCGATGCACTGATCACCTACCGCCGTATGTTGGCGCTCGATCCCGGCCATGCCGAGGCGCGCCATATGGTGGCTGTGCTGGCCGGCGAAGTCCCCGAGAAAGCCAACGAGGCCTATGTCGCGGCCCTGTTCGATGCCTTCGCCGACAGTTTCGATGAAAAGCTGGTCGGCTGGCTCGACTACTGCGCGCCACAGCATGTAGCCGTCGCCGTGCGTGCCGCGCTGGGCGAGGGCAAGGTTGCTGCGCGCGGAATCGACCTCGGCTGCGGCACCGGCCTGCTGGCGCCTGAACTGCGCGGGCTGGTGAAGCACCTCGATGGTGTCGACCTGTCGCCGAAGATGGTGGAGAAAGCCCGCGCGCGAAAAATGTATGACGCGCTGACAGTCGGCGAGATCGTGGCCGAACTGGGCAAACATCACGGCGGTTACGACCTCGTCGCTGCCGCCGATGTGCTGTCTTACTTCGGCGATCTGCGCGCATTGTTTGATGCTGTAAGGGCTGCGCTGCCCGATGACGGATTGTTCGTCGCCACAGTGGAGAAGGGCGTCGGCGCCCGCTACCAGGCGGGCAAGAGCGGACGCTATCAGCATGGCGAAGCCTATTTGCGCAAACGCGCCGCCGAGGCCGGCTTTGTCGTGCTGAGCCTTGAAGAAATCGAACTGCGCAAGGAAGAGAACAGGCCCGTCGTGGGCTATGTATTTGCCCTGCGCGCACAGGAAACGCCGGAATCACAGTCGGCCAAACTGTCCGCCACCTCGCTTGACGATCTGGTGGCTGGTCTCACGGCGCCGCAGGCCGCAGCCGTGGCGGCCGCGGCGCAGCGCATGATCGGCAAGGGCTTCAGCATCGGCTGGGCCATTGATCTGGGCGGCTGCCTGGCGCCGCAGGCCGCCGATCTGCGCACCCTCGCCCAGCATCTTGATATGGTATCGGAAGACCCGGCGCGCAGCCGTCGCGCGTTTGAGACCGGGCTGTACGATGATTGCGACAGCGACGCCGTGATAGCGTTCCTTGAGAATCGCCCGGATCACTACGATCTGATCATGTCCGCCGATCCAGCCATCGTTCGGGCCGATCCTGCCGCCTTCTTCTCGGCCGTGAAGATCGCGCTGGCGCTGGCCGGTGTGTTCATCGGTGTTTTCGGCGGCAATGCCGACGCACTGGGCGAGGCCGCCAAGGCCGAGGGCCTGTTCCTGCTGGCCACCGAGCCTTTGCCCGATGGCAGCGTCTGCCTCATCGCGGAAAGCTGAGCCGAAAGCCGATCAGGCCGCAGGCGGTGCGGGCGTCGACCAGCGCGTCAGCACCAGGCCGGCAATCACGATCGCTGCGCCGATCAGCTGCGCCAGCGAGACATGCTCGCCGAGGAAGGCGATGGCGCTGACCATCGCAAAGACCGGGATCAGGTAGGAATAGATCACCGAGCGTGCGATGCCTAAACGGCTGATGCCTTCATACCAGAGCAGGTAACCGAGCGCGCCGGCAAGGATGGCGGTGTACAGGAAGCTGGCCCAGTGGCCGGCCTGCATCGCCTCCCATGGCGTGTCATTCCAGCCCCAGAAAATGAATGGCGACAGCAGTAGCGCGCCAAACAGCATCGACCAGCCGGAGACATAGAGCGTGCCCAGGCGCGCGAGATAGGGCGGCGACAGCACCGAGAACAGCGCCCAGCAGAAGGCGACCGTCAGGAACAGCAGGTCGCCGAGGATATGCCCGCCGCCCACCGTGATCGCGGTCAGACTGTTGTTGATCACCAGGAAGACGCCGCCAAACGACAGCAGTACGCCGCCCCATGCGATGGCCGACAGGCGCTGGCCGCGCAAGCGGCCCAGGATCAGCGCCCAGATCGGCGAGGTGGCGATCAGGATCGAGCCCTTCGAGGCGGTGCTGATGGACAGCGCATTGGCCCAGAGCAGCTGCATCAGAGTGATGCCGAGAAAGCCGAAGCCGATCAGCGGCAGCAGGTCGCGCCGCTGCGGCAGTTTCAGGCCCCCGCGCCAGATCAGGACGGCCATCAGCGTGGCGGCAGCCAGCAGGTAGCGCGTCGAGGAAAACACGGTCGGCGGCATGACGCCGAGTACGTATTTCGCTGTCGGAAAAGTATTTCCCCAGATGAAAACGGTCAGCAGCAGATAGGCGTCACCACGATCGATCTTCATGCCGTGGCCATCCTGCGTTCGGCGGCGCGCAGGCCGAGCGCCAGGAGCAGACCGATACTGCCGGCCACCATCAGCAGCCAGCGACCATCGGCCCAGCCGCCGAAATGCGCGACCAGCGCGGCCAGTGCCGGCGGGCCCACGAAAGATCCGATATTGAGCAGCTGCACCACCACGCCGTTCACGGTGGCGATTTCAGACGGGTCGCGCGTCTGCACCGGCACGCCGGCAAGCACGGCGGCCGGCAGCATGCCGCCAAAACCGCTGGCGGCCATGGCAAAGCCGATCTTGGCCAGCACGGGAATGTCCGGTGCGAAAGACGCCGTGCCGAGCGCGCCCATGCTCAGGCTGACGACAGCGATGATCAGCCATCGCGGCGTGCCGCGATGCATGACGGCGGCGGAAACAGTCGTGCCGACGGCGTTCACCAGCGCGACGGCGGCCACGCCCAGCGCCAGCAGCGTTTCGTTCTCCAGCCCGCTGTCCTTCAGATAGGTGGGTATCCAGGTGACGATGCAGAACCATTGCGTGGTGTAGCAGGCGAAGCAGCCGGCGAGCAGCCATGGGCCGGGACGGCGCAGCACGGCGGCATTGAACTTGCGGAGCGGCGCCACCGGCACGCGGGCGGTCAGGCGCGGCAGCAGCAGGGCGGCGGCAAACGGCAGCAGCGCCAGCACCAGCCATAACCCGCGCCAGTCGAGCAGGCCGTGATTGACGGCGAGCGCCCCCAGCATGCCAAGGGTGACGCCGAGCGGCATGTAGCTGCTCCACAGGCCAAGTGCGAGGCTGCGCTGCGCCGGCTGTGCCGCCATGGCCACCAGGCTGGGACCGCAGACGACAGTGATGACGAACCCCAGTCCTTCCACCAGGCGCGCGGCGAGCAGGAATGCTGTGTCATGAGCGAAGGCGCCGGCCAGCGAGCCGGCGGCGTTGATCAGCAGGCCAGACATGAGGGCGCGCCGGCCGCCGATGCGGTCGCCGGCAAAGCCGGCCATGATGCCGCAGAGTCCGCCGATCAGGCTGATCGAGGAGGCAACCAGGCCGCCCAGAACCAGGTCGAGGCCGAATTCGGCGCGCAGCTGGCCGAGCAGCGGCGGCAGCTTGCCGACCTGCATCGATACGATGACCCCGGCGGCAATGACGGCGAAAACCGCCTGCCAGTCTGTGTGTTGGCGCGATGTGTTCATTGTTGTGGCGGACGGCTGGGGTAAGCGGGCACGGGTAAGTGGGCAGATGAAACCGGAGCACAAAAAAAGCGGCGGGGATTTCCCCGCCGCTTCCTTGTATCAGCTTTTCAGCAGCTGATCACTGCATCATGCGGTCGGCCTTCGGCGGCAGGAAACCTTCCTCGAACAGGTCGGTGGCCTTCGGGGCCTTGTCCAGGCCGATGGCCGCGGCGACCGCGTCCGAAGAACGCTGCAGGCGGGCCATGTCGACGCCGCCGAAGCCGTTTTCCTTGACATACTTGGTCACCACGTTGCGCTCGATCGACATCTTCAGGCGCTTCATTTCCAGCGTCTCGTCGGTCAGGCCGTCGCGGGTCTTGGTGGCCTTGATGCCGACATCCGGATTGGCGACGATTTCCTTCCACGCCTTGACGGTGGCTGCCACGAAGGCCTTCACCGCAGCCGGGTTTTCCTTGATGAACTTCGGCGAGGCCACAACGGCGTTGCCATAGAAGTCCATGCCGGCATCGGCATAGGGGAAGGCGATCACATCTTCCTGCTTCACGCCGATCTTCTCGAGATCGAGGATCGAGGAGAAGTAGTGGCCGCTGATGAAGTCGACGCTGCCATTCTTCAGGCTCGGCTCACGCAGCGGCGGGGTCAGGTTGATGTAGGTGACCTTACTCTTGTCGATACCGACCTTGGCGGCGAAGGCCGGGAACAGCTTGAACGAGGCGTCGAAGACCGGCGCACCCAGCTTCCTGCCTTCCAGGTCCTTCGGCGTCTTGATGCCCGAGGACTTCAGCGCATAGACGCCGAACGGCGGCGCGTCATAACCCATCATCACGGCTTTCACCGGCGCATCCGGGTTCTTGGCGTTGTATTCGATCAGCGCGTTGATGTCGGCGAAGCCCATTTCATAGGCGCCGGTGGCAACACGCTGCAGCGCGCCGGCCGAGCCCTGGCCGGCATCGATGGTCGGTTCAAGGCCGGCGGCCTTGTAGTAGCCCTTCTGCTCTGCGACCAGGAAGGCCGAGGTCGGACCCTGGAAAGCCCAGTCGAGGGTGAATTTCATCTTGGTCTGCGCATCGGCAGCGCCTGCGGCGCCAAGGCCGAGCGCGAGCGTGACGCCAGCCGCGGCAAAGGTCAGTGAACGTGCGAAAGTCATAATTGGTCTCCCCGGTGAACGCCAATCCTGGCCGTTTATCTTCGAGTCGGTTGTGGCTCAGGCCCGGCAGTCTATGCCGGCCCCAAAGCACCCGCCAAGAGCGAATCGCGCGCAGGTCCGGGGCGTAACGTATGCAATTCTGAGTCCAGCCTTTCAGGTGCGGCCGGCACAGCAAAAGCACCGTATTTCCGGGGCTATGGCGGGGCGTTGCCTATGCCCGCGTCCGGCTGCCTGCTTTTGCGGCAAAACATTGTCTCGGCGACAAGTTGATATGTTGCACCGCCCAAGAGGCGGACGTATGGTTCGCCCGCCTTATTTTCCCCTCCGCTCGCGCCTAGGAGTCGCAAAAAGTCATGGCCTTCCTGTCCGAAGCTCTCGGTCGCATCAAGCCGTCTGCCACCATTGCCGCCACCCAGAAGGCCCGCGCGCTCAAGGCCGCCGGCCGCGACGTGATCGGCCTCGGCGCGGGCGAGCCCGATTTCGAGACCCCGGCCAATATCCGTGAAGCCGCCAAGGCGGCGATCGATCGCGGCGACACCCGCTATACGGATGTGGACGGCACTGCGGCGCTGAAGCAGGCGATCATCGCCAAGTTCAAGCGCGAGAACGGCCTGGACTACAAACCCGAGCAGATTTCGGTCGGCACCGGCGGCAAGCAGGTGCTGTTCAACGCGCTGCTCGCCACCGTCAATCCGGGCGATGAAGTGATCATCCCGGCGCCCTACTGGGTCAGCTATCCGGATATCGTGAATTTCGCCGGCGGTACGCCGGTCTTCGTCACCGGTACGGCGGAAGACGGCTTCAAGCTGCGTGCCGAGGCGCTGGAGAAGGCGATCACCCCGAAGACCAAATGGGTGATCATGAACTCGCCGTCCAATCCCTCGGGCGCCGCCTATACGCGCGACGAGCTGAAGGCGCTGACCGATGTGCTGGTCCGGCATCCGCATGTCTGGATCCTGACCGACGACATGTACGAGCATCTGGTCTACGACAATTTCGTCTTCACCACGCCGGCGCAGATCGAGCCGGCGCTGTATGAGCGCACGTTGACCATGAACGGCGTGTCGAAGGCCTATTGCATGACCGGCTGGCGCATCGGCTATGCCGGTGGCCCGCAGCCGCTGATCAAGGCGATGGGCAACCTGCAGTCGCAGTCGACCTCGAACCCGTCGTCGATCAGCCAGGCCGCCGCCGTCGAGGCGCTGAACGGCCCGCAGGACTTCATCCCCAAGAACAACCTGGTGTTCAAGCAGCGCCGCGACCTGGTGGTCAGCATGCTGAACCAGGCCAAGGGCATCCACTGCCCGAAGCCGGAAGGTGCCTTCTACGTCTATCCGAGCTGCGCCGGCACCATCGGCAAGACTTCGAAGGCCGGCGTGAAGATCAACACCGACCTCGACTTCTGCAATGCGCTGCTCGAGGAGCGCGGCGTTGCGGTGGTGTTTGGCGAGGCCTTCGGCCTGGCCCCGCATTTCCGCATCTCTTACGCCACCTCGACGGAAGCCCTGAAGGACGCCTGCACGCGGATTCAGGAATTCTGTGCCGACCTGACCTGATTTCTGGCAGGTAACTCGTGATGGCCGTCACGCTGACCGGAGAGGCTGTCTTGGCCCGGAAATCTGCCAATGCTAAGCAGCCTCTGTCGCGGCCGCCCGGCCGGACAGGTCACGCATGCCGACCACGGTAAAGAAACGCTCCGTGGTGGTCGGCGGCCACCGCACCAGCATCTCCCTAGAACAGGCGTTCTGGGAGGCGCTGCAGCAGATGGCCGCAGCCGAGGGTAAGACCATCAACCAGATGGTCAGCGATATTGACGCTGCACGTTCGGGCAACCTCTCCAGCGCGATCCGGGTATGGATCCTGGATCGTGCCATCGAGGGGCTGCTGCAGCCAACGGGAACCGCCGCCAGAGCGGGCCCGCCGGCAGGGAAGCAAGAACAGTAGCGTACGGCGTTCGGGGGAATTCAGGTCATTGCGTTAAGCGCTCCCGCGCGGCCGTGTGCAGAACAGGGCGGCTATGCGTATGACCCGGACTTCACTCTCCATTGCTGCGATTGCCGGCTCGCTGCTGGTGTTGGCGGGCTGCGAACGCGCAGCACCTGCGCCCGAGCCGATCCGCCCGGTTCGCGTCACCACCGTCGCGCCACAGGTACATGAAAGCCGCTCCAGCTATACCGGCGAAGTGCGTGCCCGTTACGAGACCAACCTGGCCTTCCGGGTTGGCGGCAAGATCGTTGCCCGCTATGTCGAGATCGGCTCCGAGGTGAAGAAAGGCGCGGCGCTTGCCCGCCTCGATCCTGAAGACACCCGGCTTGCCACACAGAATGCCCGCGCGCAGCTCAGCGCCGCCCAGGCGAATTTCAACCAGGCGCAGACCGAACTCAGCCGCTACAGAAAGCTGTTCGACAGCCGCGTGATCAGCCAGGCCGAACTCGACCGCCGGCAGAACACCTACAACACCGCCGAGGCCCAGCTCGACAGCGCGCGGTCGCAGCTGCGTTCGGCGCAGAATCAGATGGACTATACCGAACTGCATGCCGATGCCGATGGCGTCGTCACGGCGATCGGCGTCGAAACCGGCCAGGTGGTGTCGGCCGGCCAGACGGTGATGAAACTGGCGCGGCCGGAAGAGAAGGAAGTGGTGTTCAACGTCGCCGAGAACCGCCTCGACGAACTGCGCAGCGCCACCGCCATCGCGATCAGCCTGTGGGCGCAGCCCGACAAGGAATACACCGGCGTGGTGCGCGAGATCGCGCCGGGCGCGGATCCGGCCACCCGCACCTACGCCGTGAAGGTGAGCGTGCAGAATGCACCGGCCGGCATGCGGCTCGGCATGACGTCCACCGTGTCGATCGTGCGGCGTTCGGAGGCCTCGATGGTCGCGCTGCCGTTGTCGGCGCTGTACCAGCAGGGCGCGGAACCGGCGGTCTGGATCTATACCGGCCCCGTGGAAGGTGGCGAGGGCAAGGTGGAGCTGCGGCCGGTGAAGATCGCCGCCTTCATCGAGCGCGCCGTGCTGATCGCCGATGGCCTGAAGGATGGCGAGAAGGTTGTCACTGCCGGCGTCCACAAGCTGATCCCCGGCCAGGCCGTGCGCCTGCTGCCTGAAGTACAGTCTGCTTCGGCGGGGAAGAAGTAATGAGCCAGAATTCGCCGGCACCTGCCGATGCCGATGGCATCGGCCGCTTTAACCTGTCTGCCTGGTCGCTGCGGCATCGTTCGCTGATCGGCTTTTTGATGGTACTGCTGCTCGCGGCCGGCGCCATGTCCTACATGCAGCTCGGCCGCGCCGAAGATCCGGATTTCACCTTCAAGGTGATGATCGTGCGCACCAACTGGCCCGGCGCCACCGCGCGCGAGGTCGAGCAGCTGGTCACCGACAAGATCGAAAAGAAGCTGCAGGAGACGCCGTATCTCGACAACGTGCGCAGCTATTCCAAGGCGGCCGAGTCCACCATTTTTATCGCCCTGCGCGACAGCACGCCGCCCAAAGCGGTGTCGGGCGTATGGTACGAAGTGCGCAAGAAGGTTGGCGATATCCGCCACACCCTGCCGGCTGGCGTGCAGGGGCCGTTCTTCAACGATGAATTCGGCGATACCTTCGGCACCATCTATGCCTTCACCGCCGACGGCTTCACGCATCGCGAGTTGAAGGACTATGTCGAGGACGTGCGCGAAGAACTGCTGCGTATCAAGGATGTCGGCAAGGCCGACCTGCTGGGCGTGCAGCCCGAGCGCGTCTTCATCGAATTCTCCAACAAGAAACTCGCCAATCTGGGCATCAGCCCGCAGCAGGTCATCGACGTCATCCAGGCGCAGAATGCCCAGACCGCGTCAGGCGTGGTGCAGACCTCGTCCGACCGCATCGCTACCCGCGTCAGCGGCGAGATCGAAGGCCGGGCGCTGGGCGAATTGTCGATCCAGGCCAACGGGCGGCTGATCCGGCTCGGCGACATCGCCGACATCAAGCGCGACTATGCCGATCCGCCCAGTCCGCGCCTGCGCTACAATGGTCAGGATTCCATCGGGCTGGCCGTCTCCATGGCGAAGGGCGGCAATATGATCGAGCTGGGCAAGCAGCTCGACGCCACCATGAAGCGGCTCAAGGCCGACATGCCGATCGGCATCGAGGTGCTTCAGGTCGCCGACCAGCCCACAGTCGTGCAGC includes:
- a CDS encoding efflux RND transporter periplasmic adaptor subunit, whose protein sequence is MTRTSLSIAAIAGSLLVLAGCERAAPAPEPIRPVRVTTVAPQVHESRSSYTGEVRARYETNLAFRVGGKIVARYVEIGSEVKKGAALARLDPEDTRLATQNARAQLSAAQANFNQAQTELSRYRKLFDSRVISQAELDRRQNTYNTAEAQLDSARSQLRSAQNQMDYTELHADADGVVTAIGVETGQVVSAGQTVMKLARPEEKEVVFNVAENRLDELRSATAIAISLWAQPDKEYTGVVREIAPGADPATRTYAVKVSVQNAPAGMRLGMTSTVSIVRRSEASMVALPLSALYQQGAEPAVWIYTGPVEGGEGKVELRPVKIAAFIERAVLIADGLKDGEKVVTAGVHKLIPGQAVRLLPEVQSASAGKK
- a CDS encoding ABC transporter substrate-binding protein, whose protein sequence is MTFARSLTFAAAGVTLALGLGAAGAADAQTKMKFTLDWAFQGPTSAFLVAEQKGYYKAAGLEPTIDAGQGSAGALQRVATGAYEMGFADINALIEYNAKNPDAPVKAVMMGYDAPPFGVYALKSSGIKTPKDLEGRKLGAPVFDASFKLFPAFAAKVGIDKSKVTYINLTPPLREPSLKNGSVDFISGHYFSSILDLEKIGVKQEDVIAFPYADAGMDFYGNAVVASPKFIKENPAAVKAFVAATVKAWKEIVANPDVGIKATKTRDGLTDETLEMKRLKMSIERNVVTKYVKENGFGGVDMARLQRSSDAVAAAIGLDKAPKATDLFEEGFLPPKADRMMQ
- a CDS encoding CynX/NimT family MFS transporter, producing MNTSRQHTDWQAVFAVIAAGVIVSMQVGKLPPLLGQLRAEFGLDLVLGGLVASSISLIGGLCGIMAGFAGDRIGGRRALMSGLLINAAGSLAGAFAHDTAFLLAARLVEGLGFVITVVCGPSLVAMAAQPAQRSLALGLWSSYMPLGVTLGMLGALAVNHGLLDWRGLWLVLALLPFAAALLLPRLTARVPVAPLRKFNAAVLRRPGPWLLAGCFACYTTQWFCIVTWIPTYLKDSGLENETLLALGVAAVALVNAVGTTVSAAVMHRGTPRWLIIAVVSLSMGALGTASFAPDIPVLAKIGFAMAASGFGGMLPAAVLAGVPVQTRDPSEIATVNGVVVQLLNIGSFVGPPALAALVAHFGGWADGRWLLMVAGSIGLLLALGLRAAERRMATA
- a CDS encoding pyridoxal phosphate-dependent aminotransferase translates to MAFLSEALGRIKPSATIAATQKARALKAAGRDVIGLGAGEPDFETPANIREAAKAAIDRGDTRYTDVDGTAALKQAIIAKFKRENGLDYKPEQISVGTGGKQVLFNALLATVNPGDEVIIPAPYWVSYPDIVNFAGGTPVFVTGTAEDGFKLRAEALEKAITPKTKWVIMNSPSNPSGAAYTRDELKALTDVLVRHPHVWILTDDMYEHLVYDNFVFTTPAQIEPALYERTLTMNGVSKAYCMTGWRIGYAGGPQPLIKAMGNLQSQSTSNPSSISQAAAVEALNGPQDFIPKNNLVFKQRRDLVVSMLNQAKGIHCPKPEGAFYVYPSCAGTIGKTSKAGVKINTDLDFCNALLEERGVAVVFGEAFGLAPHFRISYATSTEALKDACTRIQEFCADLT
- a CDS encoding class I SAM-dependent DNA methyltransferase; translated protein: MNRKERRAQKKSGGGGGPVRQVPAARSNASAISDMLLGLGGVQKVVPAETPVAAAVDPVHSALAQLRLGETLATKLDRLQVSLATTPNSESLLYQVARLQVRLDRRADALITYRRMLALDPGHAEARHMVAVLAGEVPEKANEAYVAALFDAFADSFDEKLVGWLDYCAPQHVAVAVRAALGEGKVAARGIDLGCGTGLLAPELRGLVKHLDGVDLSPKMVEKARARKMYDALTVGEIVAELGKHHGGYDLVAAADVLSYFGDLRALFDAVRAALPDDGLFVATVEKGVGARYQAGKSGRYQHGEAYLRKRAAEAGFVVLSLEEIELRKEENRPVVGYVFALRAQETPESQSAKLSATSLDDLVAGLTAPQAAAVAAAAQRMIGKGFSIGWAIDLGGCLAPQAADLRTLAQHLDMVSEDPARSRRAFETGLYDDCDSDAVIAFLENRPDHYDLIMSADPAIVRADPAAFFSAVKIALALAGVFIGVFGGNADALGEAAKAEGLFLLATEPLPDGSVCLIAES
- a CDS encoding DMT family transporter — its product is MKIDRGDAYLLLTVFIWGNTFPTAKYVLGVMPPTVFSSTRYLLAAATLMAVLIWRGGLKLPQRRDLLPLIGFGFLGITLMQLLWANALSISTASKGSILIATSPIWALILGRLRGQRLSAIAWGGVLLSFGGVFLVINNSLTAITVGGGHILGDLLFLTVAFCWALFSVLSPPYLARLGTLYVSGWSMLFGALLLSPFIFWGWNDTPWEAMQAGHWASFLYTAILAGALGYLLWYEGISRLGIARSVIYSYLIPVFAMVSAIAFLGEHVSLAQLIGAAIVIAGLVLTRWSTPAPPAA
- a CDS encoding ribbon-helix-helix domain-containing protein, encoding MPTTVKKRSVVVGGHRTSISLEQAFWEALQQMAAAEGKTINQMVSDIDAARSGNLSSAIRVWILDRAIEGLLQPTGTAARAGPPAGKQEQ